The genomic region ACGATGACGGTCGTTGGGCCCGGGACCTTATTGCGTTTCGGAAACGTCCCACCGGGAGCGAACGCGCCGTGCCAGCCCGCGAACGCGCTGAACGAGCGGTTCGAGCACCGGGTTCGCGCCGACACAGAGGTACGCCGGCAGCGGTTCGTAGGTCGCGCCCCGCTCCAGGGCGAGCGCCGTCGCGGCCGCCCGGTGGTTGCCGTCGGCGACGTGCCACGGCACCGCCCCCCGCCGGGTCGAGAGCACCAGTGGGTCGGCGGCGGGGGGGTCGCGCGCGAGACGCTCGATCAGGGGGACGTCGACGCCCGTCTCGCGGGCCAGTTCTCGGGGATCGTCCCGATCGATCCGCCGGGCGCAGCCCCGGATCGTGCCGTCGGGCGAGAGCGCCCCCCAGCGCAACTCCGCGGGCCCCTCGACGACGTGCAGACGGTCGAAGCGCGCCCGCGAGAGGAGCAACCGATAGCAGGCGAGGGGGGCGTCGCGCCAGAGAAAGGCCGCCGCGCCGGGGTTCTCGGCCAGGAGCGCGTCGAACGCCTCGCGCTCGGAGAGGGACCCCGCGCACCCGCCGCGCTCGCGGGCGAGCCACGCCCGGATCACCTCCTCGCGGGGGACGCGCGTCAGCGTCTCGGTGCCGGGAGCCATCTCAGTGGAACTTGAGTTCGACCCGCCGGCCGTCGGGGTCGCGGACGTAGGCCGCCCAGTCGCGGCCGTAGGCACCGAGGCGCTCGCGGGGTTCGCCCTCCTCGACGTCGACGCCCGCCTCGCGCAGGTCGTCGAGGTAGCCCTCGATCGCCCCCCGGGAGTCCGTATCGTCCGAGCGAAGCAGGAGGCAGACGTGTTCGCCGCCCACGTCGATGGCCTCGTCGGTCGGCACGAGATGCAGGTGGCGACCCCCGGCGACGACCGCGACGAACGGGAGTTCGTCGTTCTCGAACTTCTCGCGGTCCCGGATCGGGAGGCCGAGCAGGTCGTGGTAGAACGCGAGCGCCGCCTCGACGTCGCCGACGCGGATCGCGACGTGGTCGACGTCCGAAACCTCGATCATGGGTGACGTGGGGGCCGGATCGGCAAAAACCCGGGGGAGCGCTTATGGACCTGTCGCCCGTGGCGACGATCATGCCCGGACGTACGGCGAGGGAGTGGGTATGAGATGGTGGCCCGCGAGCGAGAGCGCCTCCGCGAACACGAACGGGCGTTCCGACGGCTCACCGAGAACGCCACGGAGGTGTTCTGGATCGCCGATCCCGATCGGGAGGGCGCGGTCTACGTCAACCCGGCGTTCGAGGAGGTCTGGGGGCGTCCATGCGAACGGTTCTACGAGGACCACGGGGTCCTGATCGAGTCGATCCACCCCGAGGACAGAACGCGGGTGAAGCGGGCGATCGATCGGAAGTACGAGAGCGGCGAGTTCGACGAGACCTACCGGATCCAGCGTCCCGACGGCGAGGTCCGCTGGATCCACGACCGGGGGTTTCCCGTCCGCGATTCGGCGGGGGACCTCGTCAACGTCGCCGGGATCGCCACCGACATCACGGAGCGAAAGCGGATCGGATCCGAGCTTCGCCGCCAGCGCGACCGCATCGAGCGGGTCGTCGAGACGACCCCGGTGATGTTGCTGGTCATGGACGCGGATCGGACGATCACGTTCGCGAACGAGCGGGCGACGGCGATGGCCGGCGTGGAGGACATCGCCGGGACGCCCTTCGAGGAGTTCCCGTGGGAACTGCTGCGCAGCGACGACTCGTCCGGGGGGAGCCCGGACGACCGGCCCTGGCCCGACGACTGGGCGGCGGTACCGCCGGATCGACGGCCGTTCGCCCTCGTCAGGGAGCTCGGCGAACCGGTCTACGACCTGCAGTATCCGGCGTGGATCGGCGGGGAGTTCCGGTGGCTCAGCATCAACGGCGCGCCGCTTTTCGACGGCGCCGAGTTCGACGGCGCGGTGTTCGCCATCGAGGACGTCACCGAGCGGAAGCGCCGCGAGCGGGCGCTGTCGGCGCTCCACGAGACCTCGCGGGAGATGATGCGCGCGGAGTCTCCCGCGGAGATCTACGAGGTCGCCGTCTCGACGGTGGACGACTCCCTCCCGTTCTCGCGGGTCGCGTGCTACCGCCTCGATCCGGGCGGGTACGCGCTCGAACCGGTGGCCCACAGCCCCGAGGCCGCGGGGTTCGTCGAGGAGCACGACCGGGTCGAGGACGGGGGGCCGATCTGGGAGGCGTTCGTCGGCGGGGGCGTCGAGCGCGACGGGGAGTGTACGGCGATCGCGCTCGGCTCACACGGCGTGCTCGTCCTCGTCGGGAGGAGCGAGGGGGCGCTCTCGCTCGTGCGCGTCCTCTGTGACAACGCGGAGGCGGCCCTCGACCGGACCGACCGCGAGGGCGTCCTGCGCGCCCAGAGCGAGGCGCTCCGGCGGACCAACGCCGAACTCGAACGGCTCAACGACGTCAACGACCTCGTGCGCGACCTGACGGCGGCGCTCGTCCGGGCGACCTCGCGCGAGGAGATCGCCGCCACGGTCTGTGAGCGCCTCGCGGCGGCCGAGCGCTACCGGTTCGCGTGGATCGGCGACGAGACGGGGACCCCGACCGCGTGCGCCGGCATCACCGAGTCGGCGCTCGCGGCGATCGAACGCCCGGAATCGGGCTACGAACCGCCGGCGGCGCGCGCACTGGAGGACGGCGAACCCGCCATCGACGGGGACCTGCTCGACGCCGCCCACCCCGACCAGCGCGCCGACGCCCTCTCGAAAGACTACCGGTCGGTGGCGGCGGTCCCCCTCTCCTACCGCGATCGGACCTACGGCGTGTTGAGCGTCTACGCCGACCGGGACGACGCCTTCCGCGAGGACGAACGCGAGGTGTTCGCGGAACTCGGCGGGACGGTCGGCTACGCGATCGACGCCGTCGAGACGCGAACGGCGCTGGCGAGCGACGGCGTCACCGAACTCCGGTTCTCGATCGCGGATCGGGAGGCGCTGCCCGCCAGGCTGGCGGCCGGCGCTCGCCTCGAACACCGGGGGCTCGTCCCGCGGCCGGACGGTTCGATCCGCTGGTTCGTCGCGGTCGACGCCCCGGTCGAGCGGGTCCGCGAGACGGTGGCCGAAACCGAGCGCGTCGAGGGCTTCCAGGAGATCGTCACCGATGGAACGACGCTGATCGAGTGCGTCGTCCACCCGCCGTGTCTGCTCTCGCCGTTCGTCGAGCACGGGGCGACGATCGCCGATCTGACGGCGAGCGGCGGCGAGGTGACCCTCACCGCCGCGGTCGCCGAGACCGACGTGCGGGCGCTCTCGGAGGCGCTCGAATCGCGATACGACGCCGAACTGGTCCGGCGGTGCGACCGCGAGCGACCGCCACGAACCCGCGAGGAGCGGTGCGTGGAGGCCACGGAGGGGCTGACCGACCGCCAGCGGGAGATCCTCGAGATCGCCCACCTCAGCGGCTACTTCGAGACGCCCCGGCGGATCACGGGCGCGGAACTCGCCGAACGCCTCGGGGTCAACCGCTCGACGTTCCACCGCACGCTCCGGGCGGCCGAACAGGCGACGTTCGACGCGCTGCTCGAGTGAGTGCAACCAGTTGCATCGCGGCTCGGCCGTCCCGCAACGGGTTGCAGCCTACCCTTTCGTGGCTAGCCGTAGTCGGGTTCGAGTGGCGTGTCCGTTGCGACACGCACGTCAGAGGCACCAGAGTAGCGAAAGCGGCGTACCTCCCGTCCGCGGTACGCCGGATCGGGACCCACCCGACCGCGAGCGGCGGGCGATCCAACGGCGCGACGAGGCGTCTCGGACAGCCAGCTCCCCCGTCGCGTCGATCCCACCCCATCGATCCGATAGCTCCCGACGGTTCGGCGGGCGGTTCGTGCTCGGATCCGGCCCGCCACTGACGGGTATCACGGGGGCGAAACGCGGCTCTCCCTCCGACTAGCGTGAAGGGATTCGGAGCCGTCGGAGCGTTCTCGCTCGCGACGCTCATCGAGAGGGGCGGGACCGCGTCCATCTCCGTCCTCGGCGAGGTGTTCGCGGCGCGGCGTACGCCGCGCCCGTGTCACGGCAGATCGCTGGTAGGGTCCGGTTCGAAGGGCCAGTGGTTTCATCCGACCCGTTCGCGTAGGGAGGGCGTGATCGAGCGGCGGCGGCTCCAGGGGGCGCTCGGGATCGCGCTGTTCGGGGCGATCCTCGCAGCGGCGGCCCTCCT from Halalkalicoccus sp. NIPERK01 harbors:
- a CDS encoding VOC family protein; amino-acid sequence: MIEVSDVDHVAIRVGDVEAALAFYHDLLGLPIRDREKFENDELPFVAVVAGGRHLHLVPTDEAIDVGGEHVCLLLRSDDTDSRGAIEGYLDDLREAGVDVEEGEPRERLGAYGRDWAAYVRDPDGRRVELKFH
- a CDS encoding bacterio-opsin activator domain-containing protein, yielding MVARERERLREHERAFRRLTENATEVFWIADPDREGAVYVNPAFEEVWGRPCERFYEDHGVLIESIHPEDRTRVKRAIDRKYESGEFDETYRIQRPDGEVRWIHDRGFPVRDSAGDLVNVAGIATDITERKRIGSELRRQRDRIERVVETTPVMLLVMDADRTITFANERATAMAGVEDIAGTPFEEFPWELLRSDDSSGGSPDDRPWPDDWAAVPPDRRPFALVRELGEPVYDLQYPAWIGGEFRWLSINGAPLFDGAEFDGAVFAIEDVTERKRRERALSALHETSREMMRAESPAEIYEVAVSTVDDSLPFSRVACYRLDPGGYALEPVAHSPEAAGFVEEHDRVEDGGPIWEAFVGGGVERDGECTAIALGSHGVLVLVGRSEGALSLVRVLCDNAEAALDRTDREGVLRAQSEALRRTNAELERLNDVNDLVRDLTAALVRATSREEIAATVCERLAAAERYRFAWIGDETGTPTACAGITESALAAIERPESGYEPPAARALEDGEPAIDGDLLDAAHPDQRADALSKDYRSVAAVPLSYRDRTYGVLSVYADRDDAFREDEREVFAELGGTVGYAIDAVETRTALASDGVTELRFSIADREALPARLAAGARLEHRGLVPRPDGSIRWFVAVDAPVERVRETVAETERVEGFQEIVTDGTTLIECVVHPPCLLSPFVEHGATIADLTASGGEVTLTAAVAETDVRALSEALESRYDAELVRRCDRERPPRTREERCVEATEGLTDRQREILEIAHLSGYFETPRRITGAELAERLGVNRSTFHRTLRAAEQATFDALLE